GAGTCGATCGTGCGGCGTGGCGCGCGACGAGAGCGCGAGCGCGCGATCGGCGAGCGGCCACGCCGCCGCGTCGTCCGAGCCCTGCGCCACGCGCCACGCGTAGTACGTCGCCATCGCGAACGACGAGTCCTCGCGGATCGCCGCCGTGAACAGGCGGTAGGCGGCGCCCGCGTCGTACTGGTACAGCGCGCGGAGCCCCTCCTCGTAGAGTCGATAGGCGAGCGGCGAGCGGGTGCTCACCTCGGCGAGCGATCCGTTAGGCGCACCGACCTCGAGGTCGAGCGCGATGAGCGCGGTCACGCTGTCGAACAGCGCGAAGCGGTCGACCCCCGCGACGCGGTAGCCGCCGCGCACGAGACCGCGCGCGAGGTCGACGCGCCGCACCTCGAGGCGGAGCTTCCCGCCCGAGAGCGGGATCAGCTCGCCCTCGACGATCTCGGTGGCGCCGGCGCGGCGCGCCGCGTCGGTGAACGCGGTGCGCGTGGTGTCCGCGTCGCGCGGCGTCAGCTCCACCATGCGCGAGTTCGCGACGACCTGCAGGTCGCTCAACCGGCCGAGGCTCGTGGCGAGCATCTCGCTCAGCACCGCGCCCGGCGCCGCCGAGTCGGGAGCGGCGAGGTCGTGGATGCGGCCGACGGCGAGGATGGGCCGCGCGGGGGCGCGCGTGGCGGCGGCCCACCGCCAGCCGAGGGCCGCGAGCACGGCGAGCACCGCGACGGCGACGACCGAGGCAGCGACCGTCATATGCGACGCGCGGCGACGGGGCGCGTTAGGCGGCGCGGCCGGCGGCGCGGTCGGCGGCACGTCGGGCGGCTCCTCGACCTCGGCGGGCGCGGGCGGCGCGTAGACCGTGGTCGCGGGCGGCGAGGCGACGGCGGCGTGCGCGCCGGTGACGTGCAGCTCGCGCAGGCGCGTCATGAGCCGCGCGATCGCGGAGTGCGGCTCCGCCTCGTAGTCGCGTCGCAGCAGCTCGGCGTGGGCGCGGCCGTGGGCGAGCGCGGCGGCGCGGTCGCCGAGCGCGGCGAGCGCCTCCATGTACGACGCCGCGAGGCGCGGGTCGGCGGGGTCGAGGCGCGTCAGCCGGTGCCAGTGCTCGGCGGCCTCGTCGAGCCGGCCGGCCTCGGCGCACGCCTTCGCGACGATCTCGATGGCGCGAATGCCGGCGGTGGCGAGCGACGCCCGCTCGGCCTCCGCCCATCGCTCGAACTCGGGGGCGTCGGCGAGCTGGAAGCCGTCGAGGAACGGCCCGACGTAGAGCCCCGCCGCGACGTCCCACTCCTTCGCCGCGACCGCGTCCCTCAGCTCGGCGACGTCGCTCGTGATCCGCGCCGGATCGAGGCGGAGCGTCGGCGCGGCGAGCACGACGTCGCCGCGAAGGTCGCGTCGGAGGTTGTAGAGCGCCTGGGAGAGCGCGTGGCGCGCCCGGTCCTCGTCGGCGTCGGGCCACAGCACGGCCATCGCCCGCTCGCGCGGCAGGCCTCGAGCACCGGCGGCGGCCAGGATGGCGAGCAGGGCCAGCGTGCGCGGGCGCGCGCCCACGTCCGCGTCGCCGCCCGGCCGATCGATCGACAGCCCGCCGAAAGTCCTGAGCCGCAACGCGTTGGACACCGTTGACGCGCTGATGAAGCGGGCGTGACGCGCCGTTGAGGGCGTGGTGACGTCCGAGGGCGAGGTTGGCGCCCCGATTCTACCCGCCGCCCCGGACGCCAACAAGCACGACGCATCCACCCCCTGCCATGAGACTCCGGACCTCGCTCCAGATCGGCCGGCTCGCGCTGCGCGGCGCGCGCCTCACCGCGCTCCTCCTCTGCCTCGTCGCCGCGATGGGCGCGGCGCGACGCGGCGTCCGCTCGCTCCGCGCGGCGAACACCGCGCCGTCGTACTCGGGTGTGCTCACGTTCTCGTCGCCCGGCAACGGCGACCCGTTCCACCCGGCGACGATCCTCGACATGGACCTCGCCACCGGCGACGTGACGGTCCGCTTCAATGGGCTCGACGGATCGGTCGCGCGATCCGGCGAGACGGCGTTCCTGCAGCGCGTCGGCGGTGGCCTGTACGCCGACCACGCGGTCGTCGTCGCCGACGCGCGCGGCGTGCCCGGCCCGCCGCTGTTCGTGTGCCGCGAGTTCCGGTGGAGCGACAACCGGGTGTGCCGCACGCCGAAGGTGGCGCCGAACGGCCGGCTCGTGGCGTTCAGCGCGATGGGCGGCGGCGGCACCGTGTGCCGCGACAACTACGACATGTACTTCGGGTCGTTCGTCATCGTGCGCGATCGGCGCGGCGCCGAGCTCGCGCGGTACGAGGGGTTCTACGACCCCGAATGGATGCCCGACGGCCGGCTGCTGATGATGGGCAGCGGATGCCGCAACGCCGGCGTGTGGGTCACCGACGCGGCGCTGCGCGGGCCGTCGCGCGTCGACGGCGGGCAGGTGGCCACGCCGGCGAGCGCGCCGGTCGTGAGCCCCGACGGACGCCGGCTCGCGTTCGTGTGGAACCAGCAGCTGTGGGCGATGCCGCTCGTCGGACGCCCCGAGCTGACGCAGCTCACGCGGCTCGGCAAGTCGGTCACCGCCGGCGCGTGGTCGCCGGACGGCCAGTCGATGGCCGCGGTGACGTACGACGTCTCCATGCCCATGCGCCTGGTCGTGCTGTTCCGGCCGGGCGACCCGCAGTCGGCGGTGGTCCGCCAGCTCTCCGTCTACCCCTACGGGCCGCTCTCGTGGCGTTAGGCGCCGCGATCACGCTCTCACTCGAGGCAGATCCCATGACGACGATTCTCATCGCGGCGGCCGTGCTCCTCACCGCTGTGTCGCCGCTCGGCACGGTGCGCGCGTCGGGCGGCGTGTACGGCGGCGTGCTGCACGGCTACGTCGCGCAGGGCGGCTGGCGGCAGTGGGACGTGCGGCTGCGCGACGGCACGCACGTCGACGCGAACCCGCTCGGCGCGCCCGACGACACCACGCTCGCCGTCTCCGTCGGCGGACTCACGTCGCGCGGCCGGACGCTCCCGCGCGCGCGCGTCCGCTACGTCGCCGCGCGGCCCGCCGCCGGCGAGACGCTCCCCGCGGCGCCGACGGGGCGCGTGCTTGACGACGTCGTCGTGCGGCGCGACGGGCGCCGCACCGTCGGGCGCGTGACGCTGACGCGAGTCGCGTTCTCGGAAGGGGTCGTGACACAGCATGGCGTCGAGATCGACCTGCACGACGTCGCGTACATCGTGTTCGCGGCGCAACGACACACTCGCGAGAGGGCGAGGCCGTGAGGCAGACACCCGCCCGCGGACACCGAGCGCCCCACACCCGAGACACATGCCTCTCCACACGACACGTCCGCCGCGATCCGCGGGCTACACCCCCGCGTCGGACTCCGCACCGCCCCTCCCGACGCGCGTCGGGCCGCTCGCCGCGTCGGAGCGGCTCGCGTTCGTCGACGCGCTGCGCGGCGTCGCGATCCTCGGCGTCCTCGTCGCGTACACGATGTGGAACCTCGGCTCACCGCCGCCCGAGACGTGGACCTCGGCGGAGCGCGCCGTGGACACGGTGTTGAGCATCCTCGTCGACGCGAAGTTCCTGACGATGTTCGCGTTCCTGTTCGGCGTCGGCACGGCGCAGCACTGGCGGCGCGTCGAGTCGCACGGGTGGGATCCGACGGCGGTGCACGTGCGGCGCATGCTGTTCCTGCTGGCCGTCGGGATCCTGCACGCCGCGCTGCTGCGCAACGGCGACATCCTCGCGAACTACGCGATCCTCGGGCTCCTGCTGCTCGTCGCGCGCCGGTGGCCGGCGCGTCGGATCGTCGGTGCGGCGGTGGTGCTCGCGATGGTGCCGTACGCGGTGGAGCTCGCGCTGCGCGCCGCACACTGGCGTCTCGCCCAGCGACCCGTCGCGGTACCGGACGTGTCGTGGCGCCACTACTGGGCCGACAATCTCGCGTGGCTCCGGTACTGGTACGTGACGTCGCCGTGGCTGTCGTGGCCGCGGATCCTGGCGGTCATGCTCGTCGGGGTGCTCGCCGACCGCGCGCGGTTCCTCACGCGTCTCGCCGCCGACCGGCGGCTGGCGCTGCGCACGCTCGCCGTCGCGCTGCCGGCGGCGATCGCGAGCCGCGCCGCCGTGGCGCTGCTCCCGGCGTGGTGGGGGCCGGGGCACGCGTCGGCCGCGCGCGACATCGTGCTGAACCAGACGTACTGGATCTCGGCGTGGAGCCTAACGGCGACGTACGTCGCGGCGTTCGCGTTGCTGCTCCGGCGCCCCGCGTGGTCGGCGCGGCTCGCGTGGCTCCGCGCCGTCGGACGGATGGCGTTCACGAACTACCTGCTGCAGGCGGTGCTCGTCGTGCCGGCGTGCCTGGCGTTAGGCCTGTTCGACGCCGTGACGCCGACGCGCGGCGTGCTGCTCGCCCTAGGCGTCGCATCGGTCGAGATCCCGCTCAGCGTGTGGTGGCTGCGGCGGTTCCGGTACGGGCCGGTGGAGTGGCTGTGGCGACGCGCGACGTACGGGGCGCGCTTCTGAGCCATCGCCGGGCGGCGTGGTAGCGCGACGACGCAGCCATCAATGCGCGAGTGGGTCGGGCCTGAGCTGGAAGTGCAGCACCTTGCTCGTCGTTCCCTTCCCGGTCTCCATGTGGAACGGCGCGCGCGTGCTCACCGTGGCCCAGAGCCCGCGCCCCTTCCAGCCGGCGTTCGGGTCGTCGATGCGGCCGTCCATCCACTTCGTGTAGAAGCCCAACGGATACGGCACGCGCAGGACGACCCACTTCCCGTCCTTCAGCGCGAGCAGCGCCTCCGACTCGTTGCCGGTGTCGATCGGTGTGTTGCGACCGAGGCCCAGCGCGTCGAACTGGTCGACCCACGTGTAGTAGCTCCCTTCCGCGCTCCCGGGATCGCTCACGCCCTGGAGCTGCGGCAGCGGCTCGGCCCAGAACGTCCATCCCTCGGGGCAGTGCTGACCGGTGGCGGTGGGGCCGTTCAGCGGGCCCT
This DNA window, taken from Gemmatirosa kalamazoonensis, encodes the following:
- a CDS encoding BTAD domain-containing putative transcriptional regulator: MSNALRLRTFGGLSIDRPGGDADVGARPRTLALLAILAAAGARGLPRERAMAVLWPDADEDRARHALSQALYNLRRDLRGDVVLAAPTLRLDPARITSDVAELRDAVAAKEWDVAAGLYVGPFLDGFQLADAPEFERWAEAERASLATAGIRAIEIVAKACAEAGRLDEAAEHWHRLTRLDPADPRLAASYMEALAALGDRAAALAHGRAHAELLRRDYEAEPHSAIARLMTRLRELHVTGAHAAVASPPATTVYAPPAPAEVEEPPDVPPTAPPAAPPNAPRRRASHMTVAASVVAVAVLAVLAALGWRWAAATRAPARPILAVGRIHDLAAPDSAAPGAVLSEMLATSLGRLSDLQVVANSRMVELTPRDADTTRTAFTDAARRAGATEIVEGELIPLSGGKLRLEVRRVDLARGLVRGGYRVAGVDRFALFDSVTALIALDLEVGAPNGSLAEVSTRSPLAYRLYEEGLRALYQYDAGAAYRLFTAAIREDSSFAMATYYAWRVAQGSDDAAAWPLADRALALSSRATPHDRLIIVTHLGGVLSDPRARATAETLATSYPRDPEALVRAADVTTDLPRAVELYDRSIALDSAAGLGRDAATPCRLCDALHNLTGRYEAEDSSDAVFRTLARWRAIRPTDPMPWRVMADWLVGFGRRAEADEAARRAEALGSPTVRSRLGDLVTAIRLDDLPAADSACTTGLPTSDSAAFGQFRWYCAIALRMEGRYREARALMHEGLLPRSTVVRSRWPADPYAQAIVDLEAGYPLLAAREFHAIYRPDMDPDARPSRAGHRARYAAWVLALTATAAVAGGDTLQARHLVDSIQYYGRRSLFPRDPPLHHFVRGLLESRAGREESAVRELRAAMSSPTFGYSRINYELGRGLLALGRPADAIGVVQASLHGGFEGPGLYVTRTELHELLARLFDAAGRTDSAAVHYAAVERAWRSADPFLRPRYDAARRWLAAQR
- a CDS encoding PD40 domain-containing protein, producing the protein MRLRTSLQIGRLALRGARLTALLLCLVAAMGAARRGVRSLRAANTAPSYSGVLTFSSPGNGDPFHPATILDMDLATGDVTVRFNGLDGSVARSGETAFLQRVGGGLYADHAVVVADARGVPGPPLFVCREFRWSDNRVCRTPKVAPNGRLVAFSAMGGGGTVCRDNYDMYFGSFVIVRDRRGAELARYEGFYDPEWMPDGRLLMMGSGCRNAGVWVTDAALRGPSRVDGGQVATPASAPVVSPDGRRLAFVWNQQLWAMPLVGRPELTQLTRLGKSVTAGAWSPDGQSMAAVTYDVSMPMRLVVLFRPGDPQSAVVRQLSVYPYGPLSWR
- a CDS encoding DUF418 domain-containing protein; its protein translation is MPLHTTRPPRSAGYTPASDSAPPLPTRVGPLAASERLAFVDALRGVAILGVLVAYTMWNLGSPPPETWTSAERAVDTVLSILVDAKFLTMFAFLFGVGTAQHWRRVESHGWDPTAVHVRRMLFLLAVGILHAALLRNGDILANYAILGLLLLVARRWPARRIVGAAVVLAMVPYAVELALRAAHWRLAQRPVAVPDVSWRHYWADNLAWLRYWYVTSPWLSWPRILAVMLVGVLADRARFLTRLAADRRLALRTLAVALPAAIASRAAVALLPAWWGPGHASAARDIVLNQTYWISAWSLTATYVAAFALLLRRPAWSARLAWLRAVGRMAFTNYLLQAVLVVPACLALGLFDAVTPTRGVLLALGVASVEIPLSVWWLRRFRYGPVEWLWRRATYGARF